Proteins from a single region of Ogataea parapolymorpha DL-1 chromosome IV, whole genome shotgun sequence:
- a CDS encoding Pyrimidine pathway regulatory protein 1 yields MEEPSIKMLEKRIDLLEERLAKYESMFESLSAVNGSSAASMAHLTVLSMIPFRNSSPTVDNEFTKISIYGKIDSNQHLDRSEPLPSSMAECEQLISNYYQIAWIQHPIVEDETVLYKLSSKHYQSPENLSHWELFVLYISIAIGTAITGDMSDKSQSYYLSSIVQLKIFLAKITSPVPDNRDISSQMQILQSLLLICCFGLLKPVSPGIWYVIANAMRLCIDMDLHEEHVVKNIGSSYYRRLFWCCYALDRQICCYVNKPFSLNDTDITTNFDEVSVDDRRLAISSLFFKIRKLQSMIQQFSSKNAVSNMNKSAMNWRHEMHVELNSWLAQALQFERKTDSAVKQAFISSKNFLILTYFQQLQRLYRPDNMSPECLTVDEFMALFESSTKIIATYEVLSHTRSINYRYLSVYSIYQSGLTVLYCFINCAQLRLFADTVERLEHTMAITKDLLRKLEIHCPPARSAIQTLETVHRDTAEQVIRKGNLENKYLFDRGSHYGPFDPNSISLLSHNGAIPLIENKAVTQEVPDIPKFGLNATSNDSALRSIRTLKLFQDSAKDSWESLFEEPFNLKELMFD; encoded by the coding sequence ATGGAAGAGCCGTCCATCAAAAtgcttgaaaaaagaatCGATCTCCTCGAGGAAAGACTGGCAAAGTATGAGAGCATGTTTGAGAGCCTTAGTGCTGTGAATGGTTCATCTGCAGCGTCTATGGCTCACTTAACTGTGCTCTCCATGATCCCGTTTAGAAACAGCTCTCCAACGGTGGACAACGAATTCACAAAAATCTCCATTTATGGCAAAATCGACTCGAATCAGCACCTAGACAGATCGGAGCCGCTTCCATCCTCAATGGCTGAATGCGAGCAGCTGATCTCCAACTACTACCAAATAGCCTGGATACAGCATCCAATAGTAGAAGACGAAACCGTTTTGTACAAATTGAGCTCCAAGCATTATCAATCTCCTGAAAACCTGTCCCACTGGGAGCTTTTTGTTCTTTATATATCTATTGCCATTGGAACCGCAATTACAGGCGACATGAGCGATAAATCTCAAAGTTATTATCTGAGCTCCATCGTGCAACTAAAGATTTTCTTAGCCAAAATTACCTCCCCAGTACCAGACAACCGTGATATCAGCTCCCAAATGCAAATTCTACAATCTCTTCTCTTGATATGTTGCTTTGGTCTTTTAAAACCTGTTTCCCCAGGAATATGGTATGTCATTGCGAATGCAATGAGATTATGTATTGACATGGATTTGCATGAGGAGCATGTGGTGAAAAACATTGGGAGCAGCTATTACAGGAGGCTATTCTGGTGCTGCTATGCGCTCGATCGACAAATATGCTGTTATGTCAATAAACCCTTCAGTTTAAATGATACTGACATTACAACCAATTTTGACGAAGTGTCCGTGGATGATCGCAGGCTTGCCATTTCGTCactatttttcaaaattcgAAAACTACAGTCAATGATTCAACAGTTTAGCAGCAAAAATGCTGTGTCAAATATGAACAAATCCGCTATGAACTGGAGACATGAAATGCATGTGGAGTTGAACTCATGGCTTGCTCAGGCTCTACAATTTGAAAGGAAAACAGATTCAGCTGTAAAGCAGGCCTTCATATCTTCCAAGAATTTCCTCATTCTAACTTACTTCCAGCAATTACAGAGACTTTACAGGCCAGACAATATGTCCCCCGAGTGTCTCACAGTCGATGAGTTTATGGCTTTGTTCGAGAGCAGTACTAAGATTATAGCCACTTACGAGGTTCTGAGCCATACCCGAAGCATCAACTATCGATACTTGTCTGTCTACTCCATTTATCAATCAGGGCTGACGGTACTTTATTGTTTTATAAATTGTGCACAACTCCGACTATTCGCAGACACAGTTGAGAGGCTCGAACATACCATGGCGATAACCAAAGACCTACTTCGAAAACTGGAGATCCATTGTCCGCCAGCGCGGAGCGCCATTCAAACTCTAGAGACAGTACATCGCGACACGGCTGAGCAAGTTATCAGGAAAGGAAATTTAGAAAACAAATACCTCTTTGATCGCGGGTCGCATTATGGACCGTTTGACCCAAATTCTATCTCACTTCTATCTCATAATGGAGCGATTCCATTGATAGAAAACAAAGCAGTCACACAGGAGGTGCCGGACATCCCTAAATTTGGCTTGAACGCAACCAGTAATGACTCCGCCTTACGAAGTATCCGAACCTTAAAATTATTTCAGGATTCTGCGAAGGACTCATGGGAATCGCTATTTGAGGAGCCATTTAAtctgaaagagctgatGTTTGACTGA
- a CDS encoding D-aspartate oxidase: protein MSDTYVVVGAGIVGLYTAYSLVYEAGVSPKHITIAAAHIPGDQSINYTSPWAGGNFSCISPGDKKSLSYDRYTYTHLAEIQKKLGGPSCGLDMRPATDYFHKYPPAKKMESLKEYVKDFRILDKSALPKGIVFGISYTTWNFNCPLFLQNLASFLEKLGVTIIKKKLEHLSQAFLSPNTKIVFNCTGIGAITLGGVKDTNVYPTRGQVVVIKAPHIQFNMCLWTNESATYIIPRPNSNGELVMGGFLQKGISTGDTFKHETEDIIKRATEMAPQILDKPLDVVRVAAGLRPSRHGGPRIEVEEVEDEKLVIHNYGASGYGYQGGWGMAHDAVRLLIKAQRGSMAAL, encoded by the coding sequence ATGAGTGATACGTACGTTGTTGTCGGAGCTGGAATAGTTGGCCTGTACACGGCATACTCGCTGGTATATGAAGCTGGTGTCAGTCCCAAACATATAACCATAGCTGCGGCGCACATTCCAGGCGATCAGAGCATTAACTACACCTCTCCCTGGGCAGGTGGTAATTTTTCCTGCATTAGTCCAGGCGACAAGAAGTCTCTTTCCTATGATCGTTATACGTACACCCATCTGGCTGAGATCCAAAAAAAGCTGGGCGGTCCATCATGTGGTCTGGACATGAGACCAGCTACAGACTACTTCCACAAATATCCTCCTGCGAAGAAAATGGAGTCGCTAAAGGAGTACGTGAAAGACTTCCGCATTCTCGATAAGAGTGCGCTGCCTAAGGGAATTGTTTTTGGGATTAGCTATACCACCTGGAACTTTAACTGTCCACTGTTCCTGCAGAATTTGGCTAGTTTCTTGGAAAAGCTTGGCGTGACTatcatcaagaagaaactCGAACACTTGTCGCAGGCCTTTTTATCACCAAATACTAAAATAGTTTTCAATTGTACCGGAATTGGTGCAATAACTCTGGGCGGCGTGAAGGACACCAATGTGTATCCTACGCGTGGGCAAGTTGTGGTCATTAAGGCTCCACATATTCAATTCAACatgtgtttgtggacaaaCGAATCGGCTACTTACATAATTCCTCGGCCAAACTCTAATGGAGAGCTTGTGATGGGAGGATTTTTGCAAAAAGGTATCAGCACTGGTGACACCTTCAAGCACGAAACCGAGGATATCATTAAGAGGGCAACCGAGATGGCACCACAAATTCTGGATAAACCTCTGGATGTGGTGAGAGTGGCTGCAGGACTTAGACCTTCGCGTCATGGTGGGCCTCGGATTGAGGTCGAGGAAGTCGAAGATGAAAAACTCGTTATCCATAATTACGGGGCTTCCGGATATGGATATCAGGGAGGATGGGGCATGGCCCACGATGCGGTCAGATTGCTTATCAAAGCGCAACGGGGAAGCATGGCGGCGTTATAG
- a CDS encoding putative esterase/lipase, whose protein sequence is MGQQVSTQGTTPYSVAIPGHGTLTGYTFKAPRTGNSSVHRFAKVPFAKPSTPENRFKLPEPLPSDYDYTGDYKDFGLKCPQPSVPHPQFRYTKSPTEENILYSNIWVPASDKYKPKDGWPVLIYIHGGFLQYSTPNNEMFNVHEMFDDEDFTQKFILVAPGYRLNMFGFLSSKELLEEDAKCSNQGFWDQRLAIEWTYKNIKHFGGNPDKITVGGISAGAYSAFFQLAYELYHPEAEQIIKQAMFFSNMVYIQPKTIAEVQNQFDEIIEKLGIDPNASSAEKLQKLRSIDTGFIEDFIPTLSLHTFRAVTDGHFISPDLIKDIRSGKHAKMLAQKGVRILIGEVDNELVKYSYLNTPQTVSELPLQVQNYYPKVVVPTLMDLYGAEKLDENSPDFKEDLRKVYGAIISDGQVYASARGYINSLVQNGYPEKNIYRYRISFRAKWLDQHISPDLNVPHACDAHLWFYCLREGYTEPERLVINKWLQPYLQFVNFEQDITEWPSFDAKKIRLLKRDGQAEYVEDPDWDWGVKVATAVYDKQIECTT, encoded by the coding sequence ATGGGTCAACAAGTTTCAACACAGGGTACAACACCTTACAGCGTCGCTATTCCGGGGCATGGAACTTTGACCGGATACACTTTCAAGGCGCCTAGAACAGGCAATTCTTCCGTTCATCGGTTTGCAAAGGTTCCATTTGCTAAGCCTAGCACTCCCGAGAACAGATTTAAGCTCCCTGAGCCCCTTCCTTCAGACTATGATTACACTGGAGACTACAAGGATTTTGGTCTCAAATGTCCTCAACCATCAGTTCCTCACCCTCAATTTAGATATACTAAGTCGCCAACGGAGGAAAACATCTTGTACTCCAATATCTGGGTTCCTGCTTCGGACAAGTACAAACCAAAAGATGGGTGGCCGGTTTTAATTTATATCCACGGTGGATTTCTTCAGTATTCTACTCCTAACAATGAAATGTTCAACGTCCATGAGAtgtttgacgacgaagactTCACTCAAAAATTTATCTTAGTGGCTCCTGGGTACAGACTCAACATGTTTGGTTTCTTGTCGTCCAAAGAACTACTGGAAGAGGATGCAAAATGCTCTAATCAGGGATTTTGGGATCAGAGACTGGCCATTGAATGGACATACAAGAACATCAAGCACTTTGGAGGAAACCCAGACAAGATCACAGTTGGAGGTATCTCGGCCGGGGCGTACTCTGCGTTCTTCCAACTTGCCTATGAGTTGTACCATCCAGAGGCTGAACAAATTATTAAGCAGGCTATGTTCTTCTCTAACATGGTCTATATTCAGCCAAAGACAATTGCTGAAGTGCAGAATCAGTTTGACGAAATAATCGAGAAGTTGGGCATTGATCCAAATGCATCGTCTGCAGAAAAATTACAAAAGCTCAGATCTATAGATACTGGTTTTATTGAGGATTTCATTCCTACTCTTTCATTGCATACCTTCAGAGCTGTCACTGATGGCCATTTTATTTCACCAGATCTTATCAAAGACATTCGTTCAGGGAAACACGCTAAAATGCTTGCTCAAAAAGGAGTCAGGATTTTGATTGGCGAGGTTGACAATGAATTGGTGAAGTACTCCTACCTCAATACCCCCCAAACCGTTTCAGAACTTCCTCTTCAAGTTCAGAACTATTATCCAAAAGTTGTGGTTCCTACTCTGATGGATTTATACGGCGCTGAAAAGCTCGATGAAAACTCTCCTGACTTCAAAGAGGATCTGAGAAAAGTTTATGGTGCTATCATTTCGGACGGTCAAGTTTATGCCTCTGCCAGAGGATATATCAACTCTCTGGTCCAGAATGGATATCcggaaaaaaacatttaCAGATACAGAATTAGCTTCCGTGCTAAATGGCTCGACCAGCACATCAGTCCAGACTTGAACGTTCCTCACGCATGTGATGCGCATCTCTGGTTTTACTGTTTGCGAGAGGGGTACACCGAACCTGAAAGGCTTGTGATCAATAAATGGCTGCAACCGTATCTTCAATTTGTGAACTTTGAACAGGACATCACAGAGTGGCCATCCTTTGATGCCAAGAAAATCAGGCTTCTTAAAAGAGACGGCCAGGCGGAGTACGTTGAGGATCCAGATTGGGACTGGGGAGTCAAGGTTGCAACTGCTGTTTATGATAAGCAGATTGAGTGCACAACATAG
- a CDS encoding Allantoate permease, which yields MTDDYSKKSESVGVMEVENGQPLTTIISPRGKIVQITDDVDQAMDLAQEADHQVFSEQEDRKLLFKLDCIVLPLFSFLYMIQFMDKTSIGFAAVMGIQTDYNMEGQMYSWTNSCFYLGYLCAAPFSAILLQKLPIIKAVSTFIVIWGIIQCLHVSAKSYATFVLLRTLLGALESFVSPIFVVILNQYYRHTEHFGRTAIFYGFNGLGTVVLSGISYGLFERSGQYTMKAYKVLFMIIGMATIVNGLLIMLIMPDTPAQARFLTHREKLNVVERIRGNNQGFGNRHFKKHQLIECVTDVRTWIYFAIGILVAIPNGGISGFGTILLKSMGYSSIRSLLIKAPLGGVECVGLIALRYLSIFIKKRMILGISYMVLVVIASCLLAFAAQEKAQLAGYYLLGVAPVGIILVTSCVTSNTAGHTKKLVANAISLVGYSCGNIIGPQTFQSSDAPHYPKAKATVVGCYCGAIVLMIVLTVLNVTENRRRDKQREKMGDKYKPVENMEFADLTDGQNPEFRYRI from the coding sequence ATGACTGACGACTATTCCAAGAAATCTGAATCTGTTGGGGTGATGGAAGTCGAAAACGGCCAGCCATTAACGACGATCATCTCCCCAAGAGGAAAGATTGTCCAAATCACTGACGATGTTGACCAGGCTATGGATTTGGCCCAGGAGGCCGACCACCAAGTATTTTCTGAACAGGAAGACAGAAAATTACTCTTCAAGCTTGACTGCATCGTCCTTCCTCTTTTCTCGTTTCTGTACATGATCCAGTTCATGGACAAGACGTCGATCGGATTTGCAGCAGTCATGGGGATCCAGACTGATTACAACATGGAGGGACAGATGTACTCATGGACCAACTCTTGCTTCTATCTTGGATATTTGTGTGCGGCGCCGTTTTCTGCGATTCTTTTACAAAAATTACCGATTATCAAGGCAGTTAGCACTTTTATTGTCATCTGGGGAATTATACAATGTTTGCATGTTAGTGCAAAGTCCTACGCTACGTTTGTTCTTCTTAGAACATTGCTTGGAGCCCTTGAGTCTTTTGTGTCTCCCATCTTTGTTGTGATACTTAACCAGTACTACAGACACACTGAACATTTTGGCCGGACCGCAATTTTCTATGGATTCAATGGTCTCGGCACTGTTGTCCTTTCTGGCATTTCCTATGGCCTTTTTGAAAGATCTGGACAATACACCATGAAAGCTTATAAGGTGTTGTTCATGATTATTGGTATGGCCACTATTGTGAACGGACTGTTGATCATGCTAATCATGCCAGACACTCCAGCACAGGCCAGATTCTTGACTCACAGAGAAAAGCTCAATGTGGTGGAGAGAATCAGAGGAAACAATCAAGGGTTTGGCAACAGGCATTTCAAGAAGCACCAGCTGATCGAATGTGTCACGGACGTGAGAACCTGGATCTATTTTGCCATTGGAATTCTAGTGGCCATCCCCAACGGAGGTATCAGTGGGTTTGGAACTATTTTGCTCAAGTCCATGGGATATTCCTCCATCCGGTCCTTGCTGATTAAGGCACCTCTGGGAGGTGTGGAGTGCGTGGGTCTTATTGCTTTGAGATACCTATccatcttcatcaagaaaagAATGATTTTGGGTATTTCGTACATGGTGCTGGTCGTGATCGCATCTTGTCTGCTTGCCTTTGCTGCACAGGAAAAAGCACAGCTTGCTGGCTACTACCTGCTCGGAGTGGCTCCTGTTGGTATCATTTTGGTCACGTCATGTGTCACCTCCAACACTGCTGGACACACCAAAAAGCTCGTCGCAAATGCCATCTCGCTTGTTGGCTACTCATGCGGAAATATCATTGGGCCTCAAACTTTCCAGTCCTCAGACGCACCACACTATCCAAAGGCCAAGGCAACTGTTGTTGGATGCTACTGTGGAGCAATTGTACTGATGATCGTACTCACAGTGCTAAATGTCACAGAGAATCGTCGCAGAGATAAGCAAAGAGAGAAAATGGGTGACAAGTATAAGCCAGTTGAGAACATGGAGTTTGCCGATTTGACGGACGGTCAAAACCCAGAGTTCCGTTATCGTATATAA
- a CDS encoding Fungal transcriptional regulatory protein: protein MYMKYFVNDVAPILFAKNHAHVFLKQVVNLAFLYQQVRNPILGIAATHRSCKLDHELSSVRELNPAYRDSITYRARSKLSEYPQCSDEIELLSVLLSVMMEILVGDSLDWFQLLQRAYRILERCGGILSLTNDKDDQLKLISVQLFCYLDFVSSLSTCNPPYIEMQQMNQFETSYNISESLEEFDIEGLVDESLLSNTEINSRFVSSLLSDSDTSNILKIELGFKFGIAGDIFKIMGKISALASLRKLRGRDSKYDIEFDRFASEIEMKLQNWDVPEEINFENISDFQRTQYALALQWACFLRLHQIRYGYNRDDSRPKGCLVNILQAIESIPEGSQLESGLMVPLILAGSVASREDDRRVILKRMRNISGTLKFPYIQRFEMLLMRIWERDSLDGNFVNWAAVRYYEFPGLVMF from the coding sequence CTGGCATTCCTGTATCAACAGGTCAGAAACCCTATTTTGGGGATCGCCGCCACTCATCGCTCTTGCAAGTTAGACCATGAGCTGTCCTCCGTTCGTGAGCTCAATCCGGCCTATCGAGATTCCATCACCTATCGGGCTCGCTCAAAACTTTCGGAATATCCCCAGTGTTCAGATGAGATAGAGCTTCTTTCTGTGCTGTTGTCTGTGATGATGGAAATTCTTGTTGGAGATAGTCTTGATTGGTTTCAGTTGCTGCAACGTGCTTATAGAATACTTGAAAGATGTGGTGGAATCTTGTCTCTAACAAATGACAAAGACGATCAGCTAAAACTGATTAgcgtccagctcttttgTTATCTGGATTTTGTGTCAAGCTTGAGCACATGCAACCCGCCATATATCGAAATGCAGCAGATGAACCAATTTGAAACCAGCTACAACATATCTGAATCCCTTGAAGAGTTTGACATTGAAGGCCTAGTGGATGAGAGTTTACTGTCGAACACAGAAATAAATTCTCGATTTGTTTCGTCGCTGTTGAGTGACAGCGACACTTCCAATATACTCAAAATCGAGCTCGGGTTTAAATTTGGCATTGCAGGTGATATATTCAAAATTATGGGCAAGATATCTGCCCTAGCAAGTCTCCGCAAGTTGCGCGGAAGAGACAGCAAGTACGATATCGAGTTCGATCGGTTTGCCAGCGAGATAGAGATGAAGTTGCAAAATTGGGATGTCCCTGAGGAAATTAATTTTGAAAACATCTCAGATTTTCAGAGAACACAGTATGCGCTGGCATTGCAGTGGGCTTGCTTCTTGCGGCTGCATCAGATACGCTACGGATACAACAGGGATGACTCAAGGCCCAAGGGATGTTTGGTGAACATTTTGCAAGCTATAGAATCTATTCCTGAAGGATCACAGCTGGAAAGTGGACTAATGGTTCCTCTCATACTTGCTGGCTCTGTGGCTAGTCGGGAGGATGACCGTAGAGTGATATTgaagaggatgaggaaTATCAGCGGAACGCTAAAGTTTCCTTACATTCAGCGATTTGAGATGCTGCTGATGAGAATTTGGGAGCGGGATTCACTGGATGGCAACTTTGTGAACTGGGCGGCGGTCAGGTATTACGAGTTTCCAGGGTTGGTGATGTTTTAG